From a single Collibacillus ludicampi genomic region:
- a CDS encoding AAA family ATPase encodes MAALRSVMLLGPMGVGKTTTARVIEQRYGYRCYSLAEPVRRVVEAAFPWLNGEPKSVRRTYLQQAGKFLRKFHPNPILYHAETAMRTCNRPLIIDDG; translated from the coding sequence TTGGCAGCACTAAGATCGGTGATGCTTTTGGGACCCATGGGCGTTGGAAAGACCACCACGGCCCGCGTAATAGAACAGCGTTATGGCTATCGTTGTTACTCGTTGGCCGAACCCGTGCGGCGGGTGGTGGAAGCCGCTTTTCCCTGGCTAAATGGGGAACCGAAATCCGTCCGTCGGACATATCTGCAACAGGCGGGAAAGTTCTTACGAAAATTCCACCCGAATCCCATTTTGTATCATGCGGAAACAGCGATGCGAACCTGCAATCGCCCTCTGATCATCGACGATGGCTGA
- a CDS encoding HU family DNA-binding protein yields the protein MTKQDLIAKVALKSGLSKKDAAAAVDAALDSISEALAAGDKVTLVGFGAFEIRERAARTGRNPQTGETIEIPASKVPAFKPGKVLKEVCKTA from the coding sequence ATGACCAAACAAGACTTGATTGCAAAAGTGGCACTAAAGTCTGGCTTGAGTAAAAAAGATGCAGCGGCAGCCGTCGATGCGGCATTAGATTCCATTTCGGAAGCGCTGGCTGCGGGCGACAAGGTGACGCTCGTAGGATTTGGTGCCTTCGAGATTCGGGAACGGGCGGCGCGTACGGGCCGGAACCCGCAGACAGGAGAGACGATTGAGATACCGGCTAGCAAGGTACCTGCCTTTAAACCTGGGAAGGTACTCAAAGAGGTTTGCAAGACGGCTTAA
- a CDS encoding gamma-glutamylcyclotransferase family protein, translating to MSLYFAYGSCMNQEDLARSRVQATYVGTAVLRNYRLAFSRYSTYRGGGVADIVREPGEFVEGVLYEVGDFHALDRREGAPFVYRRRKVRVYPESLGGRWRWAWTYEVVEKSPVEIAPSREYALLIWEGARALSLEYRRKLKENLLGRMGEFL from the coding sequence ATGTCGTTGTATTTTGCTTACGGGTCTTGTATGAACCAGGAGGATCTTGCCCGAAGCAGGGTTCAAGCAACATACGTTGGAACAGCCGTACTCCGCAACTACCGCCTGGCGTTCTCCCGGTACTCTACATATAGGGGAGGTGGTGTAGCCGACATCGTTCGCGAACCGGGTGAGTTTGTCGAAGGTGTACTGTACGAGGTAGGTGATTTTCACGCACTCGACCGACGAGAAGGGGCACCATTTGTCTACCGGCGAAGAAAAGTCCGGGTGTACCCTGAAAGTCTTGGCGGCCGATGGCGGTGGGCGTGGACCTATGAGGTCGTCGAAAAATCCCCGGTGGAGATCGCGCCATCTCGGGAATATGCGTTACTCATATGGGAAGGTGCAAGGGCGCTCAGTTTGGAGTATCGAAGAAAACTGAAAGAAAATCTTTTAGGAAGGATGGGTGAATTTTTATGA
- a CDS encoding conjugal transfer protein, whose protein sequence is MIRKLTSTILWILLALGALGGVGTIARISTPNPSETAVVHDDHAETAIAIHAAKVWLTLTKGETAEQRKKAVEEYWPDLDLQGWVPPSQNQTPREMYAQQVSHPASNFSVVSVEEWCEVSEGQALQTRHLVLNIPVLRTDSGALMITAPPTIVPPPALGQKPPSTAKNAPQDVYDVAKPFISDFMRIYLTSSNAADLANMVVPNTTIQPMGGFVQFRQVASLNIHDLGKGHYEAVVIVNVQDPATQTMLPEQFLVDFLKDDKGHLEVEKVWQH, encoded by the coding sequence TTGATCCGAAAACTGACCAGTACAATTCTTTGGATTCTGCTGGCATTAGGGGCCTTGGGGGGAGTCGGGACGATTGCTCGGATCTCCACACCGAATCCATCCGAAACAGCCGTTGTTCATGATGATCATGCGGAAACAGCTATCGCGATCCACGCTGCGAAAGTCTGGCTCACCTTGACTAAGGGGGAGACGGCGGAACAACGGAAAAAGGCCGTAGAGGAGTATTGGCCTGATCTTGATCTCCAAGGCTGGGTGCCTCCATCGCAGAATCAGACACCTCGGGAGATGTATGCTCAGCAAGTGTCTCACCCCGCATCCAATTTCTCGGTCGTATCAGTGGAAGAATGGTGTGAGGTATCAGAGGGTCAGGCGCTGCAGACTCGTCATCTAGTGCTCAATATTCCGGTGCTCCGAACGGACTCGGGAGCCTTGATGATCACGGCACCGCCAACAATTGTTCCGCCTCCGGCCCTGGGGCAAAAACCGCCTTCGACGGCGAAGAATGCGCCGCAGGATGTCTATGACGTGGCCAAGCCGTTCATCAGTGACTTCATGCGGATCTATTTGACTTCGTCGAATGCAGCGGATCTAGCGAATATGGTCGTTCCGAATACAACGATCCAACCGATGGGCGGTTTCGTCCAGTTCCGGCAGGTAGCCAGCCTGAACATCCATGACCTAGGCAAGGGACACTATGAGGCGGTGGTGATAGTCAACGTCCAGGATCCAGCCACGCAGACGATGTTGCCAGAGCAGTTTCTGGTGGATTTTTTGAAAGACGACAAAGGACATTTGGAGGTCGAGAAAGTTTGGCAGCACTAA